CACGACCGGAGTTCTCGCGTCAGGCGCGCGGAGCCAGCCCTACTAGCCCGCCCTGCCGCCCGCCCTAGTGGGGTTGGCGGTCCGACGCCGGGGCACTTAGACAGGACCGACCTTAGGGTCGGCCCGCAGAGCAGGAGTTCTTCATGAGACACATCTCCAAGACCGGCATACTGGTGTTCGCCGTGGCCATCGGCGCCGCGGCCGCGACCGCAGGGTGCGCTAGCGCTCCCCCGCTGCACACCGAGGCTTCCACCTCGGGGATTCGTGCCGCGGAAGAGGTCGGAGCGCCTCGGGTGCCTCGCGCGGCGCTTCACCTTCAGCTCGCCAAAGAAGAGCTGGAGCACGCCAAGGGCCTGGCTGCCGAGGGCGAAAAGGCCAAGGCGGCATCAATGCTGACCCGCGCCGAGGCCGACGCGCAGCTCGCTGTGGCCCTCTCCCGCGAGAGCAACGAACAAGCGGAGGCCCGCTCCGCCATCGAGCGGGTGCGCCGACTCCGCGCCGACAGTGAGTAGCCCTCACAGGGCGAACGCGATCGCTTTGCAGTCAGTTCAACGGAAGGAATCCGCCATGAAAATGAATCACGCTCTCGTATTCGCCTCCTGCGCTCTCTTCTTCGGCGCGTGCGCAGCCACCGCCCCCCGCGAGCTCGTCAACGCTCGCAAGGCCTACCGGCGCGCCAGCAGGGGCCGCGCGGCCCGCGTGGCCCCTGCGGAGCTACATGTGGCCAACCGGGCTCTCGCGCAGGCCGAGCAGTCCTTTCAGCAGGCTCCCGACTCCTACCAGACCCGTGACCTGGCCTATGTGGCCCAACGCAAGTCGGAGTTCGCGGAGGCTACGGCCTCGATCGCCGTCGAACGGAAGGCGCAGGCCAGTGCCAAGCGAGACTACCAGGCGACGCAGGGCAAGATCGTCAAACAGACCCAGCAGCACCTGAGCGATACCCGCTCGGCCCTCGCGGCCTCCCAGCGGAGCGGGGCGACGACGGCAGCGCAGCTCGCCGCTTCGCAAACGGCGCGCGCGGCTGCGGACCAGCGTGCGGCCGACGCGCTGTCGGCTCTCGCCCGACTGGCGGCCGTCAAAGATGAGCCGCGCGGGCTCGTCATCACCCTCTCCGGCAGCGTGCTCTTCGCCTCCAATCAGGCCACCTTGCTGGCCACAGCTCGGTCGCGCGTCGACCAGGTGGCTGCTGTGCTGCTCACGACCCGCGAGCGCAACATCACCGTCGAGGGCCACACCGACTCACAGGGCTCCGAAGGCCGCAACCTCGACCTCTCGCAGCGTCGGGCCGACGCCGTCCGCAACGCTCTCGTGCAGCAGGGCTACCAGGCCGACCTGATTCAGTCCCAGGGTCTCGGCGAAACGCACCCTGTCGCCGATAACTCCAGCGCCGAGGGGCGCGCCAACAACCGCCGCGTCGAAATCATCATCGCCCCCGCGGCGCAACACTCGTCAATCCAGTAGGAGCAGGCTCCCATGAGCAAGTCACCACAGCACTGCGACGCCGGGCCCGAGAGCCCAAGTGCTGGACCGCGCCCCGACTCGAGGCGCGCGGTCCAGTGCCTGGCCTTCCTCCTCTTGGGATTCGCACTGACGAGCGGCTGTGCGGCCACGGAAGGACAGACGGCAACGGCCCCCAAGTCGAGCAGACCCGCGGCGATCGCTCCCACGAGCAAGGCCAGGACGAGCGCGACCAGGTCAAGCGCGACCAGGTCAAGCGCGACCAGGTCAAGCGCGACTGCTGCTTCGCTTCCGGCGCGTGACCCCGCCTACGCGCAAAGGCGCGAGCTGCTGGGCGAGATGGGTCGGAGGCTGGTCGAGCTCCAGCGAGGGCTCGACCAGCTCTCGGCGCAGGTCCACGGCTCACGCGCTGCTGCCAAGGCCGACGCCGAGGCGAAGCTCGCGATCGTGCAGCAGCGCTGGGCTCGCGCGAGGGAGCAGCTCGACCAGGCGGCCAGGGCAAGCGAGAACACCTGGGAGACCGCAAAGCGCGGAGTCCGGAGGTCCTACGCCGAGGTTCAGGACTCGTTCGAACAAACCCGTCAGTGGCTGAGCGACAAGCTCGAGCCCGCTTCAAAGCCACCTAGCGCGAGGCCACAGTACTCGGCCCTTGACGCCGAGAATGAGGAGTGACCTGCCATGCCGCTGCTTCAAATCATCATTGCTCTAATCGTCGTCGGGGTGTTGCTGTGGCTCGCCAATTCCTACATTCCGATGGACGGAAAGATTCGGAAGATTCTCAATGTCGTGGTCGTGATTGCGGTCGTTCTCTGGCTGCTCAGCGTCTTTGGCCTCTTGAGCGGCTTCTCGACGATCAGGCTCGGTCGGTAGCGCTCCACGTGGCGCGCCCAAAGGAGACTGAAATGGATACCGCCAAAACACATATTGGCAAGATGGAAGCGCAGCTCAAACACTGGGGCTCGCGACTCGACGGGCTCGTGCTCCAGTCGCAGAAGGCGGGCACCGAGGCCAAGGACGACTATCGCAAGGCCGTGGCCGAGCTGAAGACGAAGCATCAGGCCGCGCAGGCGAGGCTCGACGAGCTGCGCACCGTCGGCTCCGACAAGTGGGACGCTTTCAAGGCCAACATGGATCGCACCTGGACCGAGTTCGAGGCCGCCTTCACGAAGCTGAAGCACTGAGCAGCAGAACAGAGGAGGTGCAACCATGTTGTGGACCATCGCCATCATCTTCATTCTGTTGTGGGCGCTTGGCTTGATTACCTCCTACACCCTCGGAGGCTTCATTCACCTGCTCTTCGTCGTGGCGATCGTCGTGGTGCTCCTCCGGATCATTCAGGGCCGTCGAGCAACCGGCTGATCGGGAGACACCGCGTTTCTAGCCAGAGGCTCGCGCGGGCTGGTTCGCGCACCGAGGAGAACGCCTCATGCAGCTCGAAAACGAGCGACGCCGGCGCGCTGCTGCCGACAACGCCGCGGGACGGGCGGGCACCGACGATGCGCGGGGCGAGCGCGCGTCGTCGGCACCGAGCCTGTGCGAAAGGCCTGCGCGCGGACCGCCCGGACGCGAGCTGCCGCGCCGAACCGAGGCTCCTCTTCCTCTGGCCTCGGCTCCAGCGCGCAAGGGCGGGTGGTGGGACGCCAACAAGGTCGGCCTGTCGCCGCCGCTGATCGAGCCCTCGCGCGGCTGGCTGATGCTCTATCACGGCGTGCGTCATAACGCGTCGGGGGCGCTCTACCGGCTCGGTGTTGCCCTCTACGCGCTGGACAAGCCCGAGCACTGCCTCCTTCGCGGCGACTCGTGGATTTTCGGCCCCGAAGCACCCTGCGAAGGCGAGGGAGAGGTGGCGAACGTCGTCTTCCCCTGCGGCTACACGATCGGCGCCGATCAGGACACGCTCCACCGCTACTACAGCGCAGCAGATACCTGCGTGGCGCTGGCTAGAGTGAGCGTGCGCAAGCCGCTGCAGTGGCTCGATCGCTGCGGCTTGGCCTAGCAGCAGGTGTGCGAGCGTCACGATGACGCCGGCGGGCCATGGTCCGCGAGGGCCGCAGCAGCCAGAGGAGGCGCGTGCCGATGATTACGCTGCGCAGGGGGGACGAACGCAGCTTCGAGCGCCGCGGCAAGCAGGAGCTCTGGCGGACCTTTGCTGCCGAGGACGCGGCCGACCCGCTGGGGCACGGCTTCGGCGCACTCGAATGCCTCAACGAGCTCCGGCTCCAGCCTGGGGCGGACACCCCGCGCCGACCACCGGTCGCTCACGAGAGCGAGCTCGTCACCTACGTCCGTGAGGGCGTCCTGGCCTACGAAGACTCGCTGGGCCGCTCGGGCGTGATCCGGGCGGGGGAGTTTCAGCGCCTGACCGCAGGCCGTGGTCTGCGCCACAGCCAAGCAAATGCCTCACGCAGCGACAGCGCCCAGGTGCTTCAGCTCTGGTTGCGGCCCGGGAGCGCTGGGCGCGCGTGCGGCCAAGAGCAGAAGCGCTTCAGCGCGGCGGAGCGTCGGGGCGAGCTCTGCATCGTCGCGTCGCCCGATGCGCGGCGCGGCTCCCTGCGCCTCGAGCAGGACGCTGTGCTCTGCTCGTCGCTGCTCAACCCAGGGCAGCACCTGGCGCACGCGCTGGCCCCGGGGCGCAGCGCGTGGCTCCACGTCGTGGTGGGCGAGGTCACGCTCGGCAATGCGGTGCTGAGCACTGGGGACGGCGCAGGGTTGACCGCCGAGCGTGCGGTCTCGCTGACGGCCCGTGAGGCCTCCGAGATCCTGCTGCTCGACCTCGACGATCCGAAGGGCTCGTCGGTGGGCTAACCCTCCGGTGAGCGAGCCCCCAGCTGCCCGTCATGCTTGGCCGAAATCCGAGCGCCGCGTCGGGTCGCAGTGCTGTGCCTCGCGACGGGAGCGATAGATCAACGGGCTGCTAAGGTGCGGCTTGACGGATGGGGACGACTGCAGGCCACCGATTCCGGGGACATCAAAACGTATCGCGCAGCTCCCGCAGCCGGGCGAAGGCGCGGACGGGGTCGCTCAGGTCGTCGCTCGGAAAGCGGTCGGCGAGCGAAGCGCGAATCTCGGCCTCTTCGCAGCGCAGGAAGGGGTTGGTTTGCAGCTCCTCGGCCAGGGTCGAGGGCACGGTGGCGCAGCCCCTCTCTCGCAGCCTCGCTGCCGCTGCCCTGCGCTCTCGGATCGCCTGATTCCCCGGATCGATCGCACAGGCGAAGGCGAGGTTCTTGGCGGTGTACTCGTGGCCGAAGTAGATCCGGGTTTCTGCTGGGACACGCCCGATGCGCTGATTGAGCGAGCGGTACATCGTCTGCGGGTCTCCTTCGAAGAGGCGGCCGCAACCGGCGCCGAAGAGCGTGTCGCCGCTGAAGGCAGCGTCGCCCACCCTGTACACGAGGGCCCCGCGGGTGTGGCCCGGGGTGTGGAGCACCCGCGCAGCCAGGCGCCCCAACGCGATCGCGTCGCCGTCTTCGAGTGGATCGGTGAGCCCGGCGATGCGCCCGCTCTCCGAGCGGTGGCCGTAGACACGCAGCTTCCAGCGCCGGAGCAACGCCTCGTTGCCGCCGGTGTGGTCCCGGTGGTGATGCGTGTTCCAGATCGCGATCAGCTCGACGCCGCGCGCCTCCACCGCCGCAACCACCGCATCGGCCTCCGCCGGGTCGACGATCGCGGCCTGGCCGCTCTCCTCGCAGACCACCAGGTAGCCGTAGTTGTCGGCGAGCAGCGGGACCGTTTCGATCAGCAAAGCGAGCGCCTTCCTCCTCGATCGCCGTCCGCCAGGCGCGAACCGTCCGCCGCGTCGCGGCCGAGTCACGGTACCAGCACTGTGCTGGCGCGGAGAAACTGCTCGAGGTCGCGCCAGAAGACCGTCCAATCGGGTGGACAGGTGTTGTGGTCGCCGTCGTAGAGCACGAGCCTGCCCCTCGTTGCGGCGGCGGCCAAGACGCGCGCGTGGTCGACGGGTATCAGTGTGTCCTGGCGCCCGTGGACGATCAGCACGGGCCTTTGCAGGCGCGCGATCGCGGCCCGATTGTCGAAGGGGTCGCGCAGCAGGAAGCTCGGCACCCAGAAGCGCTTGGCCAGCTCATGCACGCTGCTGAAGGTCGACATCAAGATCACCGCGGCCACCTCGCGCTGCTCGGCGAGCTGGCATACGACCCCGCCTCCGAGCGACCGCCCGTGCAGCACGATCCTGGCCGCATCGACCTCGGGTCGCGCGGCGAGCTGATCGTAGAAACGCGCGAAATCGGCCCCAATAGCCGCCTGCGAGGGCGAGCCGGCCGAGCGCCCATAGCCGCGATACTCGGGCAGCAGGACGCTGATGCCGAGGCGCCGATAAGGCTGCAAGATCTGCGGCCACTCGTCGATCAGCTCGGCGTTGCCGTGGGCGAAGATGACCGCGGGGCCTGGATGCGTCGGTCCAACGCCCTCGCCGGGCAGCAACCAGGCTTCGACGCGCCCCTCCTCGGTGTCGATCCAGAGGCGTTCCAGAGCTTCCACGCCATCGCCCGCGCCGGCCGCCGCATGGGTCAGGTGGCGCGGGAAGACGATCCGTCGCTGCAAGGTCAGGAGCATCAGTCCTCCAATCACCACCAGGGCGCCCAGCGCGGCGAGCCGCCAAGCGATCGCCCGTCTCCAGCCGCCTCGCCGCCCGGCCAGACCCCGACCACCACGGCCGTCGAGCCCACTCATGCGCCACCGGCCTGCGCGCTCCGACCACCCTGCTCCACCCCGCCGCGCAGCTCGGGATCCTCCCGCGCGAGCATCAGGCGCTTGCGCGCCACACCCCAGCGATAGCCACCGATCGCCCCGCTGGCGCGGAGCACACGATGACACGGGATCAGGTAGCCAAGCGGGTTCGCGCCAACGGCGCTGGCGAGGGCCCGCACCGCGCGCGGGCATCCGATCCGTGCGGCCAACGCGCCATAGGAGGTGACCGCGCCCTCGGGAAGCTGCAGCAGCGCCCGCCACACCTGCAGTTGGAATCGGGTGCCCCGCAGCAGCACCCGCAGCGGCGCGGCACCCAGGGCGCTTGTGGCCCCGGCGACGAAGATCCGCGCGCAGAGGGCCGCTGCCTCCCGAGCACCCGCGGCGACGACACGTGCGCGCGGATACTCGCGCAAGAGGTCGCCCCCGACCGCGGCCAGCGTCAGCCCCGCCTCGGCAAAGCGCACGCTACAGAGGCCACGCTCGGTCCAAGCCACGACGCACAGGCCGAAGGGGCTCGGTCCCGCACCGAAGCGAATCATCAGGCCCTCACCGCGCGCCTTGTATTGCCCCGGCGTCAGGGCCTCGCTGACCACGAAGAGATCGTGCAGCCGACCGCCGCCGCTGAGCCCCACGGCGGCCGCGGTCTCCACCAGCGGCAGCGAACGCTCGAGCCACACCTTGGCGTGCTCGAGCGTCAATCCCTGAAGGAAGCGCTTGGGGCTCAGACCCACCCAACGCGAAAAGAGCCGCTGAAAATGGCTCGGGCTCAGACCCGCCTCGCGCGCGGCCTCCGCCAGCGAGGGCTGCAGCGGGGCGTTCCGCTCGAGCCAGCCGATCGCCCGCTCGATGCGCGCAAAGTCACTCGCACCGGCGAAGCACGCCCGCCTGGCCTGGAGGCTGCCGCTCGTCACCACGGCAATCTAGCCACGGCGCCGCGCCGGGTCGACCCGAATCCTGCCACGAACGCGGCTACCGAAACCGCCCGCCCGCTGAGGCATGAGCTCGAGCGCTGCGATTGTGGCCGTAGGCGTGGGCTTCTCGGCCGCGAGCGTGGGCGTTTCGCCGCGCAAGCGCAGCGTGTAGGGTACGCAGCGGAGGGTGCCTGAACCGACTCGGCGCCGTCCCCTGCCCCGTGGAGACGTAACGCGATGAGGAAGCCGGTCAGCTTGCGCATCATCGGCGCGCTAACGCTGCCGCTCGCCGCAGCGGTAGCCCACGCAGCGCCGCCAACGGGCAGCGCCTCAGCCGCGGTCGAGGCGCTGCCACGTGACGACAGCGCGTTGCCAAAACCTCTCTGGCCCCCGGGCGAACGTCTCGACTCGTTGCGCTGGCGCGACCGCAGGGGGCTGAACGTCGCGGCCTTTACGCGTTCGCCGCCGCGCTCCAGCGAGACCGCGAACGCCAAGCCTCACTGGGTCTACTTGCATGCCAAGCATTACCTGCAGCGGCAGGGACGCTGGCGCCTCGTGCGCTGGGTGAAGGATCGCGAGCAGCCCTGCGGACTCGATCTCACGGCCGACGTCCTCACCCCCTCGCCAGTGACCGACCTCGACGGCGATGGCCTCGGGGAGCTCACCTTCGCCTTTCGCCTGGCGTGCCGTGGTGACGTCAGCCCGGCGGAGCTCAAGCTCTTCATCCTCGAGGACGGAGCGAAGTATGCGCTGCGCGGCGCCAGCCGCGTGCGCGTCGCCCCCGACGAGCAGGTCGGCGGCGACCATCGCCGCGACCCAGCCTTCGAGCACGCCGCGGCGGCGTTCCGCGCCCACGCCGAACGCATCTGGGCCAAGATCGTGCAAGAGAAGTTCTGAGTTCTGAGCTCTGAGCCCCTCGCCCTCGAGCGCTCGGCTGCAGCGACGCGGAACGCCCGCTACTGACAGAGCCTTCTGATGACCCTGACCCCAGACACGCTCTTAGAACGCTCGCAGTGGGATTTCTTCTGGGCGCCTTCCGACGCCCTGGTCGTGGACCGCCCGGAGCTGCTCTATATCCGCTCCCCGCGGGACCTGCCGCACCTCAACACCGTGGCGCGGCTGCGCGCGAAGCTCGACCGCGTCCCCGCGCTGCTGGAGGAGGTCATGAAGGCCCACGCGGGGAGGCGCTCGCGCTGCCTCGTGTCGTCGCGCCAAGCGCGCCCAGGGCTCGAGGCGCAACTCAGGCGCGCGGGCTACCAGCCAGGTCACGAGCACGGCGCCTGCTCCATCGCGCCCGAGCGCTACACGCCTCGCCCCCTCGACGAGGGCCTCGTGGTTGAGAGGGTGGGATCGATCCAGCAGCTGCGCGACAGCGCCGAGGTGAGCCGCAGGGCCTTCGGCGCCGCCGAAAGGGACGAGGTGGGCGATGCGAACGATGCGCAGCTCGAGTGCGACCTGGCGTGCTTGACGGGTCCCATGGCGCGCATCAGCCGCTTCGTGGCCTACGACAGCGCCAGCGGTCAGCCGCTCTCGACAGGCGGCCTCAACGTCTATCCGGCGTTGCGCTTCGGCTTCCTCTGGGGTGGAGGCACCGCCCCCGAGGCCCGCGGACGCGGCGCCTACACCGCGATCGTGGCGCGCCGCTTGGCGCTCGCAAGACAGCTTGGACTGCGCCTCGTCGGCCTCTACGCGCGCCTCGACGGCTCGGCCCCGATCGTCGCCAAGCAGGGCTTCGCGCGTCATGGCGCCATGGTCTTCTGGGAGCGTCGAGCACAGCCGTAAAGGCTCGAGCAGCGAGCGAAGCGTGCCTCGCCCCGCCTACCGGACGCACCCCGCGCCCCGTCGGCGCGACGGGCAGCAACGACGCCCAGGCTCTGCGCACTGCGAGCGCCAGCGGGCGTTCCAGCAGGCGCAGCGCGGCATTATTCCCAGCAGGCGCAGCTCGGTATCATTCTTTGGTCGGCTGCGCGACCGCCGCGGACGACAGCGCGGGCTTGCGCTGCCAGATCCCTCCGCGCGTGAAGGCACGCCAGCCCCAACGCAGCCAGCTGATCACGGCGGTGGCGAGCCAGAGCGCCCACGCCAGTGACGCGACGCGATAGACCCACAAGGGCACGGAGACGATCCACTGGCGATTGAGCGCGCCAGCGATGCGATCGTCGAACCAACGCAGGCGCCCGCCCCACGCCCAGTTGCCCGAGCCATTGCCGCTGATCTGCATGTCGGGGTTGCCAAGCAGACCCAGATACACGGAGGCCACGAGCAGGCCAAGCACGACCACCGCGCCGCCGGCGATCGCCAGCTGCGAGCTGTTGTGAAGCCATCGCGGACCGACGCTAACGCGCTCTCCACGCCAGGCGAGATAGAGCAGCCAGCCAGCGACCGTCGCGCCGCCAAGCACGCCGAGCTGGGTCAGACCGACGCCGAGCAGCAGCCACTGATGCGCCGCGAGCGGGCTGAAGGGCAGCCGCGACAGGGCCAGGGCCACCACGAGAAAGAGCGCGAGCTGGGACCAGAAGAGCACGACCGGCCCGACTCCGGCGCCGCCAAGAAAGAGCACCCAGCGCTGCACGGGACGGATCACCTCCGTGCTCACGTTGACGGCCGGTGCGCCGAGGGCCACCGCCGACAGCCGCAGCCGCGTGCGCCAGCCGACGGGCTCCGACCAGCGCAGCTCGAGTTCCTGCGTCCCTGGATGCAGCGCCAGCGCGACGCGACGCCCCTCCTGCCGCAGGGGCTGCTCCTGACCATCGCTCATCACCTTCTCGAGCTCCGCCCCCTCGGGCAGCGTCAGGACGTGCTCGGCACCACGGCTCGTGCGCACGGCGAAACGCAGCACGGTCTCCGTGCGACGATCGCCAACGCTCACCTGCCGCAACAGGTGCTCGACGGTCAGCACCTGGCCCGCCACCCCCTTGGGCCGATCGATCGCGAGCCGCAGCGCCTCGCCCGGCAGCGGCGCCCACTCGCGCACTGGCGCGCCCTCGTCGGTCTGGTGCAGCGGTGGCGGCCCGTGCGCCTCGACGTGCCAAATCGGACTCGCCTCGAGCGACCAGCGCTCGACCCAGGGCACCTCGGCGGGCGCCCTGAGTTGAAGCGCGGAGCGCTCGGGCAGCGCCGAGCGCCAGCTCACCTCTTGCTGCGCCGCCTCGATGCTGACGAGCACGCTCCCCGCGCGCACATGAACCCCCGCGCTGGTGACGGACTCGCCGCTCAGCAGCGGCACCGCCAGCACGATCGCGCTGCCCGGAGGCGTCATGCGCACCACGCGTGTCGCGACCTCCCAGGTCAGCCCGAGCCGCAGCGTCCTTTCGACGCGCACGAAGGGCGGCAGGTGGTGCGGCTGACCCGCGCCGACCGAAGCCCCGCCGCTGGCGGCCGGCGCCTCGCGCGTCAGCTGGAGCTGGTCGTCGATCGTCCCGTCGTCGTGCAAGCCCTCGAGCCGCCAGCCCGCGAGCTCGGCCTCGACCTGCCGCGGCTTGAGCGGCAGGGGCAGTTGCAAGCTATCCACCAGCGGCAGCGCCCCCTCGAGCTCCACGCGATGCGTCCCGGGCACCAAGCTGAGCCAGATCGTGCCACCAGCGCGCGCGAGCGCGGCTGCGCTCTTGCCGTTCACGCGCACCTGTTGCGCTTGCCAATGCTCCGCATGCCCCGGCAGCGGCACTGCGGTCTCGGCCGTGACGGCGACCTCGAGCAGCATCGCCAGGCGATCGGCGCTTACCCGC
Above is a window of Pseudomonadota bacterium DNA encoding:
- a CDS encoding DUF4398 domain-containing protein, translating into MRHISKTGILVFAVAIGAAAATAGCASAPPLHTEASTSGIRAAEEVGAPRVPRAALHLQLAKEELEHAKGLAAEGEKAKAASMLTRAEADAQLAVALSRESNEQAEARSAIERVRRLRADSE
- a CDS encoding OmpA family protein is translated as MKMNHALVFASCALFFGACAATAPRELVNARKAYRRASRGRAARVAPAELHVANRALAQAEQSFQQAPDSYQTRDLAYVAQRKSEFAEATASIAVERKAQASAKRDYQATQGKIVKQTQQHLSDTRSALAASQRSGATTAAQLAASQTARAAADQRAADALSALARLAAVKDEPRGLVITLSGSVLFASNQATLLATARSRVDQVAAVLLTTRERNITVEGHTDSQGSEGRNLDLSQRRADAVRNALVQQGYQADLIQSQGLGETHPVADNSSAEGRANNRRVEIIIAPAAQHSSIQ
- a CDS encoding lmo0937 family membrane protein, which encodes MLWTIAIIFILLWALGLITSYTLGGFIHLLFVVAIVVVLLRIIQGRRATG
- a CDS encoding pirin family protein, whose amino-acid sequence is MITLRRGDERSFERRGKQELWRTFAAEDAADPLGHGFGALECLNELRLQPGADTPRRPPVAHESELVTYVREGVLAYEDSLGRSGVIRAGEFQRLTAGRGLRHSQANASRSDSAQVLQLWLRPGSAGRACGQEQKRFSAAERRGELCIVASPDARRGSLRLEQDAVLCSSLLNPGQHLAHALAPGRSAWLHVVVGEVTLGNAVLSTGDGAGLTAERAVSLTAREASEILLLDLDDPKGSSVG
- the gloB gene encoding hydroxyacylglutathione hydrolase, whose amino-acid sequence is MLIETVPLLADNYGYLVVCEESGQAAIVDPAEADAVVAAVEARGVELIAIWNTHHHRDHTGGNEALLRRWKLRVYGHRSESGRIAGLTDPLEDGDAIALGRLAARVLHTPGHTRGALVYRVGDAAFSGDTLFGAGCGRLFEGDPQTMYRSLNQRIGRVPAETRIYFGHEYTAKNLAFACAIDPGNQAIRERRAAAARLRERGCATVPSTLAEELQTNPFLRCEEAEIRASLADRFPSDDLSDPVRAFARLRELRDTF
- a CDS encoding alpha/beta hydrolase; this encodes MLLTLQRRIVFPRHLTHAAAGAGDGVEALERLWIDTEEGRVEAWLLPGEGVGPTHPGPAVIFAHGNAELIDEWPQILQPYRRLGISVLLPEYRGYGRSAGSPSQAAIGADFARFYDQLAARPEVDAARIVLHGRSLGGGVVCQLAEQREVAAVILMSTFSSVHELAKRFWVPSFLLRDPFDNRAAIARLQRPVLIVHGRQDTLIPVDHARVLAAAATRGRLVLYDGDHNTCPPDWTVFWRDLEQFLRASTVLVP
- a CDS encoding methylated-DNA--[protein]-cysteine S-methyltransferase, whose translation is MTSGSLQARRACFAGASDFARIERAIGWLERNAPLQPSLAEAAREAGLSPSHFQRLFSRWVGLSPKRFLQGLTLEHAKVWLERSLPLVETAAAVGLSGGGRLHDLFVVSEALTPGQYKARGEGLMIRFGAGPSPFGLCVVAWTERGLCSVRFAEAGLTLAAVGGDLLREYPRARVVAAGAREAAALCARIFVAGATSALGAAPLRVLLRGTRFQLQVWRALLQLPEGAVTSYGALAARIGCPRAVRALASAVGANPLGYLIPCHRVLRASGAIGGYRWGVARKRLMLAREDPELRGGVEQGGRSAQAGGA